Proteins encoded within one genomic window of Terriglobus sp. TAA 43:
- a CDS encoding carboxypeptidase regulatory-like domain-containing protein has translation MAFARRILGGIQHLHLTAPVVGLVLMLVMGAAHAQVDQGAITGVVQDSTGAVVPNADVKLLNTDQGISLESKTGDGGIYTFSPVRIGHYTITVSAPGFSATTQQNLTVTVGQNLKVNIALKTGSTSDTVTVSTAPPQLQADEASVGQIVDQHTINSLPLNGRNFTFLAQLSAGVNSSQADTRGNAASGAFTANGLQPAQNNYLLDGIDNNSNAADFLNGTNFVILPPVDAIQEFKVQTADFSAELGRSAGAVLNATIKSGTNAFHGAVWEFFRNDKLDAADWFENNNGRPKGRLRQNQFGASIGGPIFKNKAFFFGDYEGLRRVQGTVLPGSVPTALERNSGYTNLTDMITLQTGGNRTDYLGRSIPFGTVMDPATTRAVTAGVVDPVSGRAATTTGFARDPFGTCSPSTPAFTLAACNLNQIPAGRIDQNSVKLLNLYPAPTSSGYSNNFANSPRLFEHRNAFDVRLDFNPSDKDQIFGRFSYVDDPQFVPSIFGGVADGGAFQQGIQTAKSNQAVLAYTHVFTPSTINVARVGFNHLHTTRAGPNSSVSGIPAQYGIQGIPQGGLNGGLPAILISGLSNLGTSDYLPSDEVSQTLQFVDDFTKVYGKNSFKAGFEYQDVHFNTLQPPFGKGEFSFTGNFTGVPNQAGDLTGRAAFLLTPTAATVPNGVGYVGGSNQVQASAISKTYDARGYYAAYFQDDIKLTPSFTLNVGLRWDYFTPIAETNGAQANFVQGGPPNGAPTFIVPASGKAPRQFSSTANNPSLNGAGFLDLLAKDGINLLVTDQYGKGVLQTQKNNFAPRFGFAWTATPKLVIRSGIGLFFNAFENAGYGPNIGRNYPFSYSYNFQNNGSDSASFGTGANPYGTCSTAGPGGSATMESGLTCAAFTPLAVRASGIGLSGLQFDFKTPNTVSSNLSIQYALTNNMSFTAAYVYTHASHLQASIGNNRVSQLIPNGTPLVRNVNNPDTPTNHNYIPFPDFATNGSYQRTLGASVYNGLQTKLEQRLSHGFTYLLTYTYSKTMTNSGDLLNGGSVSGFRAPYIPAFGTGADWSLAAFDIRNVFHGSGGYELPFGTNKKFLANSGKVTNMLVGDWSLQYIVTLQNGQPITIGCPTAVTAGSSCYSVHAPGQDQKRGIRRAVVGNTSNLYWFNNPAAFQQPCPYTFNGPTPTIANCQMLTGQQALGATSATTYGPPFKRFDFSVFKNFKFNERVSMQFRSEFFNILNHPNFNAPGFGGNGVVAIGNSLNFNDTTNFGRIGSTRDAPNDPRQIQFALKLYY, from the coding sequence ATGGCTTTTGCGCGCAGAATACTCGGTGGAATTCAGCATCTTCATCTAACCGCTCCTGTCGTCGGCTTGGTTCTGATGCTTGTGATGGGGGCAGCCCATGCGCAGGTCGACCAGGGTGCCATCACGGGCGTGGTACAGGATTCAACCGGCGCGGTGGTCCCGAACGCCGACGTGAAATTGCTGAACACGGATCAGGGAATCAGCCTTGAATCCAAGACCGGCGATGGCGGCATTTACACTTTCTCACCGGTCCGTATTGGGCATTACACCATCACTGTTTCAGCGCCGGGTTTTTCTGCGACAACACAGCAGAATCTGACTGTGACGGTCGGTCAGAATCTCAAAGTAAACATTGCTCTCAAAACTGGTTCCACGTCCGATACCGTGACTGTTTCTACGGCTCCTCCGCAATTGCAGGCGGACGAAGCTTCCGTCGGCCAGATTGTGGATCAGCACACCATTAATTCTCTTCCACTGAACGGTCGTAACTTCACGTTTCTGGCGCAGCTAAGCGCGGGCGTTAATAGTTCTCAGGCAGACACGCGCGGTAATGCCGCTTCCGGTGCGTTTACTGCAAACGGACTGCAACCAGCCCAGAACAACTACCTGCTCGATGGAATCGATAACAATTCCAACGCCGCCGACTTTCTGAACGGTACGAATTTCGTCATCCTGCCGCCAGTGGACGCTATCCAGGAATTCAAGGTGCAAACGGCAGATTTCAGTGCAGAGCTTGGTCGCTCTGCTGGTGCCGTACTGAATGCAACCATCAAGTCAGGTACAAATGCTTTCCACGGCGCAGTCTGGGAATTCTTCCGCAACGATAAGCTGGACGCGGCGGACTGGTTTGAGAACAACAATGGTCGTCCAAAGGGAAGGCTTCGGCAGAACCAGTTTGGCGCCTCAATAGGCGGGCCGATCTTTAAGAACAAGGCCTTCTTCTTTGGGGATTACGAGGGGCTTCGGCGCGTGCAGGGCACGGTGCTGCCCGGCTCGGTTCCCACCGCGCTGGAACGCAACAGTGGCTACACGAACCTTACCGACATGATCACGCTGCAGACAGGCGGAAATCGCACGGATTACCTGGGACGCAGCATCCCTTTTGGAACCGTTATGGATCCGGCAACCACCAGGGCAGTGACTGCGGGTGTCGTGGATCCTGTCTCTGGCAGAGCGGCGACAACTACCGGTTTCGCGCGCGACCCGTTCGGCACCTGCTCCCCAAGCACGCCGGCGTTCACGTTGGCCGCTTGTAATCTGAACCAGATTCCGGCGGGCCGTATTGACCAAAACTCCGTCAAGTTGTTGAATCTCTATCCCGCACCGACCTCGTCGGGATATTCGAACAATTTTGCCAACAGCCCTCGGCTATTTGAGCACCGCAATGCGTTCGACGTGCGTCTGGATTTCAACCCCAGCGACAAGGATCAGATCTTCGGCCGGTTCAGCTATGTGGACGATCCGCAATTCGTTCCCAGCATCTTCGGCGGAGTCGCGGACGGCGGAGCCTTCCAGCAGGGTATTCAGACAGCGAAATCAAATCAGGCTGTGTTGGCCTACACGCACGTATTCACACCAAGCACCATCAACGTGGCTCGCGTCGGCTTCAACCACCTGCACACCACGCGCGCGGGTCCGAACAGCAGTGTGAGTGGCATCCCCGCGCAGTACGGTATCCAGGGAATCCCGCAGGGTGGCCTTAACGGCGGCCTGCCGGCAATCTTAATATCTGGTCTCAGCAACCTTGGCACCAGCGATTACCTGCCCTCCGATGAAGTCAGCCAGACACTGCAATTCGTCGACGATTTCACCAAGGTGTATGGCAAGAACAGCTTCAAGGCAGGTTTCGAATACCAGGATGTGCACTTCAACACTCTGCAACCACCGTTCGGCAAGGGTGAGTTCAGCTTCACCGGCAACTTTACCGGCGTGCCTAACCAGGCGGGTGATTTGACCGGTCGCGCTGCATTCCTGCTGACACCCACGGCGGCCACGGTTCCCAATGGGGTCGGCTACGTCGGTGGCTCCAACCAGGTACAGGCTTCCGCCATCAGCAAGACCTATGACGCACGCGGTTACTATGCCGCTTACTTCCAGGATGACATCAAGCTAACCCCCTCGTTTACCTTGAATGTCGGTCTGCGTTGGGACTACTTCACCCCTATCGCGGAAACAAATGGCGCTCAGGCGAACTTTGTGCAGGGCGGTCCGCCGAATGGCGCGCCTACGTTCATCGTGCCCGCCAGTGGCAAGGCGCCTCGGCAGTTCTCATCCACGGCCAATAATCCATCTCTGAACGGTGCGGGATTCCTTGATCTGTTGGCGAAAGATGGCATCAACCTTCTGGTGACGGACCAGTACGGCAAGGGAGTCCTTCAAACGCAGAAGAATAACTTTGCGCCGCGCTTCGGATTCGCTTGGACTGCAACTCCCAAGCTTGTGATCCGCTCGGGCATTGGACTGTTCTTCAACGCATTTGAGAATGCGGGGTATGGACCGAACATCGGACGTAACTACCCGTTCTCATACTCATATAACTTCCAGAACAACGGATCGGACTCGGCATCGTTCGGCACGGGGGCAAACCCGTACGGAACATGTTCGACAGCCGGACCGGGCGGCAGCGCAACCATGGAATCTGGCCTTACATGCGCGGCGTTCACGCCTCTGGCAGTGCGTGCGTCTGGCATCGGACTCTCGGGATTGCAGTTTGATTTCAAGACGCCGAATACGGTCAGCAGCAACCTCAGCATCCAGTACGCGCTCACCAATAACATGTCGTTCACCGCGGCCTATGTGTACACGCATGCCAGCCATCTACAGGCGAGCATCGGAAACAATCGCGTGTCGCAACTGATTCCCAATGGCACGCCGTTGGTGCGTAACGTCAATAATCCTGATACTCCGACCAACCATAACTACATCCCGTTCCCCGACTTCGCGACTAATGGCAGTTATCAACGGACACTGGGTGCAAGTGTGTACAACGGATTGCAAACCAAGCTTGAGCAGAGGCTCTCGCACGGTTTCACCTATCTGTTGACGTACACCTATTCCAAGACCATGACTAACTCCGGAGACCTTCTGAACGGTGGCAGCGTGAGCGGATTCCGGGCGCCTTACATTCCGGCATTCGGTACGGGTGCAGACTGGAGCCTGGCGGCATTCGATATCCGCAATGTGTTCCACGGCAGTGGCGGATACGAACTGCCCTTCGGCACAAACAAGAAGTTCCTTGCCAATTCCGGCAAGGTGACCAATATGCTTGTCGGCGACTGGAGCCTGCAGTACATCGTTACGCTTCAAAATGGCCAGCCAATCACCATCGGCTGCCCGACCGCAGTCACAGCCGGTTCTAGCTGCTACTCGGTGCATGCCCCGGGACAAGATCAGAAGCGGGGTATTCGCCGTGCGGTTGTGGGGAACACCTCCAACCTGTACTGGTTTAACAACCCGGCGGCCTTCCAGCAGCCCTGCCCTTACACCTTCAACGGGCCTACGCCGACCATTGCGAATTGCCAGATGCTTACGGGACAGCAGGCACTTGGCGCAACCTC
- a CDS encoding FG-GAP-like repeat-containing protein yields the protein MALPPTGFQQLSRRSLLKGLGLTPLLLRASPLIGEWKSTLSQASSPPPLSLVDLRYDPSYPARSPLEDVLRRLRPGSDEFVTEGYAHEIGLILDSWTVCLKERDFARLRTSFHDSLEASSFVPTREVALRQEGGIHSFTREFNPALTQPGERLVRELERWLPSDLHIRVAELEITAIDVLPGEPLSVRTNVRYSIVATSPKDEREQRIGLWQMDWSRSSSGTDAESWNLRRWQPTLEKRTVLQGPAFVDITPRSLGNVPSYREQLLRGADEWRTQLDGASGIDVYGNNGVAAGDYDGDGFDDLYICQPAGLPNRLYRNRGDGTFEDVTEKAGVAVLDNTACAIFADFRNIGRQDLLVVCGTGPLLFLNRGDGTFERKHDAFRFSRPPEGTFTHAAVADYDGDGRLDIYFCVYSYYLGLDQYHYPMPYFDARNGPPNFLFHNEGDAAFVDRTEASGLTAENDRYSFACAWGESVKSGSPDLYVVNDFGRNNLYRNQGNGTFKAVSTQAHVQDVGAGMSAAWADINNDGNADLYAANMWSAAGQRVSQQKLFHEKSPEAIRALYRTHARGNALYRNQGDGTFQNVSASADVEVGRWAWCSDFLDFDHDGFQDIYVTNGYITSPVQDGTAATEGKRNVRNQVVKDIDLGSFFWRQVVGKSSDAATPSLAYEHGWNALNELIRTDNSWSGNERNVLLANNRDGTFSEVSGPAGLDFLEDGRSFALADLDHDGRLEIILKNRNAPQIRILRNTLKDIGGSIPFRLRGTTSNRDAIGTAITLTVGDLKQTRYVQAGSGFLAQHSKNLFFGIGHAQTSIDATVHWPSGLVQQFKELPANHQIELTEGKATFTAKPFSSSPAIHESAESAHDSHTSPAEPVHTWLLDPLKAPGFSLPDLAGSMRTLSSTEGKVTLLHFWSIDSPACSDQLVRLQRDQRAMQAAGVELLTVNVDRAESLQKAREYAARQKFNFPVLFATQDIAGIYNIIFRYLYDRRRNLPLPGWFLLDSQGMIVKVYQGTVSVQQVVADARSIPATQQQRFAKALPFPGTLHEAQFVRNDFTYGVAMFQHGYLEQAAASFQQVVAARPNDAEGYYNLGTLSLRRNRFEEAKQYLQKTLSLKPDYPEAWNNLGMLAGQLGQMEEAIQNFRQSLVLRPGYATALVNLGNVYRRNRSFHEAEDYLTQALALQPDDPEINYSVGMLYAQQNQSKIATDYLRKALVLRPDYPEALNNLGVLAVHDKDYAEAERQFQTCVRLVPTFDESYLNLARLYVLEGQRAKAREALQGLLTLKPDNTAAKQGIAVLDAQP from the coding sequence ATGGCGCTTCCACCTACCGGTTTCCAGCAGTTGAGCCGACGCAGTCTCCTGAAGGGATTGGGTCTGACGCCGCTCCTTCTTCGTGCATCGCCCCTCATTGGTGAGTGGAAGTCCACCCTGAGCCAGGCGTCTTCCCCGCCCCCGTTGTCACTCGTCGACCTGCGCTATGATCCAAGTTATCCGGCTAGGTCACCGCTTGAGGACGTACTGCGCAGACTGCGCCCGGGTTCAGATGAATTTGTCACTGAGGGCTACGCTCACGAGATCGGGCTGATTCTCGACAGCTGGACCGTTTGCCTGAAAGAACGAGACTTCGCCAGGCTCCGAACTTCTTTCCATGACTCGCTTGAAGCGTCATCGTTTGTTCCGACGCGCGAGGTGGCACTACGCCAGGAAGGCGGCATTCACAGTTTCACGCGCGAATTCAACCCTGCGCTTACGCAACCGGGTGAACGACTCGTGCGGGAGTTGGAACGTTGGCTGCCGTCAGATCTGCACATTCGAGTTGCTGAGTTAGAGATAACAGCAATTGATGTATTACCCGGCGAACCGCTTAGTGTGAGAACGAACGTTCGATACAGCATCGTCGCAACGTCGCCGAAAGACGAAAGAGAACAGCGGATTGGATTGTGGCAGATGGATTGGAGCCGCTCCTCTTCCGGAACCGATGCCGAGTCTTGGAACCTGCGCCGCTGGCAACCAACATTGGAGAAGCGGACCGTACTGCAGGGCCCCGCGTTTGTGGACATCACCCCGCGGTCGCTCGGAAATGTTCCATCGTACAGAGAACAGTTGCTTCGAGGTGCAGATGAGTGGCGCACGCAGTTGGACGGAGCGAGCGGCATTGATGTCTACGGCAACAATGGCGTAGCCGCCGGTGATTATGACGGGGATGGCTTCGATGACCTCTACATCTGTCAGCCCGCTGGGCTGCCGAACCGGTTGTACCGCAACCGTGGCGATGGCACATTCGAAGATGTGACCGAGAAGGCTGGCGTTGCCGTGCTGGACAACACTGCATGCGCCATCTTTGCTGACTTTCGCAACATCGGCCGGCAGGATCTCCTGGTGGTCTGTGGCACCGGGCCATTGCTCTTTCTCAATCGCGGCGACGGTACGTTCGAACGCAAGCATGACGCCTTCCGGTTTTCCCGTCCACCGGAGGGCACCTTCACCCATGCCGCTGTCGCCGACTACGATGGCGATGGACGGCTCGACATCTACTTCTGCGTCTATAGCTATTACTTGGGATTGGATCAATACCACTATCCAATGCCCTACTTCGATGCGCGGAACGGACCACCGAACTTCCTATTTCACAATGAAGGCGATGCCGCCTTTGTGGATCGAACGGAAGCATCTGGACTCACTGCAGAGAATGACCGCTACAGCTTTGCATGCGCATGGGGAGAATCTGTAAAGAGCGGATCTCCGGACCTATATGTGGTCAACGATTTCGGCCGGAACAATCTTTATCGCAATCAGGGAAACGGAACGTTCAAGGCAGTTTCGACCCAGGCCCACGTTCAAGACGTAGGAGCCGGGATGAGCGCGGCTTGGGCAGACATCAACAACGATGGAAATGCTGACTTGTATGCCGCCAACATGTGGTCTGCGGCTGGACAGCGCGTCTCGCAGCAGAAGCTATTTCACGAGAAGAGCCCAGAGGCGATCCGCGCACTGTACCGCACGCATGCCCGTGGCAACGCGCTCTACCGCAATCAGGGTGACGGTACTTTTCAAAACGTCAGCGCATCAGCAGACGTTGAGGTTGGCCGCTGGGCATGGTGCTCCGACTTCCTTGATTTTGACCATGATGGTTTCCAAGACATCTATGTGACAAACGGCTACATCACCTCTCCAGTGCAAGACGGGACGGCAGCCACTGAAGGAAAGCGGAACGTCAGAAACCAAGTCGTCAAGGATATCGACCTCGGCAGCTTCTTCTGGCGTCAGGTGGTGGGAAAATCATCCGACGCAGCAACACCCTCGCTGGCGTACGAGCACGGTTGGAACGCACTCAACGAATTGATCCGTACCGATAACTCATGGAGCGGCAACGAACGTAACGTCTTACTTGCGAATAACCGTGATGGCACTTTCTCCGAAGTTTCCGGACCAGCGGGATTGGACTTTCTGGAGGATGGCCGCTCCTTTGCTCTAGCGGACCTTGACCATGACGGCCGTCTCGAAATCATTCTGAAGAATCGCAATGCTCCGCAAATCCGCATCCTTCGCAACACGCTGAAAGACATCGGCGGTTCCATCCCATTTCGCCTGCGGGGAACCACCAGCAATCGTGATGCGATCGGCACTGCGATCACACTTACGGTGGGGGATCTAAAGCAGACGCGTTATGTGCAGGCTGGTTCGGGCTTTCTCGCACAACATTCCAAAAACCTGTTCTTTGGGATTGGCCATGCGCAAACGTCGATCGATGCGACAGTACATTGGCCCAGCGGTCTGGTGCAGCAGTTCAAGGAACTGCCAGCAAATCACCAGATCGAACTGACCGAGGGAAAAGCTACCTTCACGGCAAAGCCGTTCAGCAGCAGTCCAGCTATACACGAGTCAGCGGAATCCGCACACGACTCACATACTTCTCCGGCGGAGCCTGTGCACACGTGGTTGTTGGATCCCTTGAAAGCGCCTGGGTTCAGCCTGCCCGATCTTGCCGGGTCGATGCGAACGTTGTCCTCCACGGAGGGGAAAGTGACACTTCTCCACTTCTGGTCGATCGACTCACCCGCTTGCAGCGATCAACTAGTGCGATTGCAAAGGGACCAGCGAGCCATGCAAGCGGCTGGAGTGGAACTCCTGACAGTCAACGTCGACCGAGCGGAAAGCCTACAAAAAGCGCGCGAGTATGCCGCAAGGCAGAAATTCAACTTCCCCGTACTCTTCGCAACCCAAGATATTGCGGGGATCTACAACATCATCTTTCGGTACCTGTACGATCGTCGCCGTAACCTGCCTTTGCCTGGATGGTTCCTGCTTGATAGCCAGGGAATGATCGTGAAGGTGTACCAGGGCACAGTAAGCGTGCAACAAGTGGTTGCCGACGCACGATCCATTCCGGCAACGCAGCAGCAGCGATTCGCGAAAGCACTTCCCTTCCCCGGCACACTGCACGAGGCTCAGTTTGTTCGCAATGACTTTACCTATGGCGTAGCCATGTTCCAGCATGGGTACCTGGAACAGGCTGCCGCATCCTTCCAGCAGGTAGTTGCCGCGCGGCCGAATGACGCGGAAGGTTACTACAATCTCGGCACGCTCAGTCTGCGCCGGAACCGCTTTGAAGAGGCAAAGCAATATCTACAAAAAACACTAAGTTTGAAGCCGGACTATCCGGAAGCATGGAACAACCTGGGTATGCTTGCCGGACAGCTGGGACAGATGGAAGAAGCGATACAGAACTTCCGCCAATCCCTCGTGCTGCGACCGGGTTACGCAACCGCACTGGTGAATCTGGGGAACGTATATCGTCGAAATCGGTCCTTCCACGAAGCGGAAGACTACCTGACACAGGCACTTGCGCTTCAGCCTGATGATCCGGAAATTAACTACAGTGTGGGCATGCTGTACGCACAACAGAATCAATCGAAGATTGCCACGGACTATCTACGTAAGGCGCTCGTCCTGCGACCCGACTATCCTGAGGCCCTGAATAATCTTGGAGTGCTCGCCGTTCACGACAAGGATTATGCCGAGGCGGAACGGCAGTTCCAGACCTGCGTCCGCCTTGTTCCCACCTTTGATGAGTCGTATTTGAACCTGGCCCGGCTCTACGTATTGGAAGGGCAAAGGGCAAAGGCGCGAGAGGCGTTGCAAGGGTTACTAACGCTCAAACCTGATAACACTGCAGCCAAGCAAGGCATCGCAGTACTCGACGCACAACCGTAG
- a CDS encoding CRTAC1 family protein, giving the protein MLSGALTEALATPLWKWTDPSLLQMAKSSTTTTTPSSATGISPVQFVDVAAKAGLTSPGVWGGVDHKRSIIEAKGSGLAFFDYDHDGWLDIYLTNGDRLDTQWPKGKAPTSHLYKNNRDGTFTDVTEGSGLGITGWQTGVCVGDYNNDGWDDLFCCFWGHNILFHNNGNGTFTDVTRKAGLYREEVRWGAGCTFLDYDRDGFLDLFVCNYLKLDPQHMNTSDDSHFCQWKGVPVMCGPRGLPPDTNLLFHNNGDGTFTDVSDQSGILKPGPRYSITAVSYDFDNDGWPDIYVAVDSQPSILFKNNHDGTFTDVAVGAGCAYSDGGHEQAGMGVAVGDYDCDGWFDIFKTNFADDSSNLYHCNGDGTYTDVSFTAGVGGNNQYVAWGCGFLDYDNNGWLDVMQINGHVYPEIDNYHFSQSYKNPRTVYRNLGNGSFQDVSSRMGPGIAEKFSSRGAAFGDYDNDGGIDALILNMNDPPSLLQNVSHHRGNWIKIKLVGTKCNRTAIGARVRVTTGKHTQMDEVHSGTSVMSQSDLRLHFGLGTATVADVVEVKWPTTQRVERFTRVGANRILTIREGHGIVQRAMPGNTFGY; this is encoded by the coding sequence ATGCTCAGCGGCGCATTAACGGAAGCACTTGCAACGCCCCTGTGGAAGTGGACCGACCCGTCGCTTTTGCAAATGGCCAAGTCGAGCACAACGACTACGACGCCGTCGTCAGCCACAGGTATATCTCCAGTGCAGTTCGTGGACGTCGCGGCGAAAGCTGGCCTCACATCGCCTGGAGTCTGGGGCGGAGTTGATCACAAACGATCGATCATTGAGGCGAAAGGCAGCGGACTGGCCTTTTTTGATTACGATCACGATGGCTGGCTCGACATTTATCTCACGAACGGTGACCGTCTCGATACGCAGTGGCCGAAGGGTAAGGCGCCCACATCGCACTTATATAAAAACAACCGCGACGGCACCTTTACCGATGTAACGGAGGGTTCCGGGCTGGGTATCACAGGATGGCAGACGGGTGTCTGTGTCGGCGATTACAACAACGACGGCTGGGACGATCTGTTCTGCTGCTTCTGGGGCCACAACATCCTCTTCCACAACAATGGAAATGGCACCTTCACCGATGTGACGCGAAAGGCGGGGCTGTATCGGGAGGAGGTGCGTTGGGGAGCTGGCTGCACCTTCCTGGATTACGATCGGGACGGGTTCCTTGACTTATTCGTCTGTAACTATCTGAAGCTTGATCCGCAGCACATGAACACGTCCGACGATAGTCACTTCTGCCAGTGGAAGGGAGTACCGGTCATGTGCGGACCACGTGGTCTGCCGCCCGATACAAATCTCCTGTTCCATAACAACGGCGACGGGACTTTCACCGATGTCTCCGATCAGTCAGGCATCTTGAAGCCGGGGCCACGTTATTCCATCACCGCTGTCTCCTACGATTTCGACAATGACGGCTGGCCCGATATCTATGTGGCTGTTGATTCACAGCCCAGCATCCTGTTTAAGAACAATCATGACGGCACATTCACCGATGTGGCCGTGGGTGCGGGCTGCGCTTACAGTGACGGCGGTCACGAGCAGGCAGGCATGGGCGTTGCCGTCGGGGACTACGACTGCGATGGATGGTTCGATATCTTTAAAACGAACTTCGCGGATGATAGCTCAAACCTGTATCACTGCAACGGCGATGGAACTTACACAGATGTAAGCTTCACCGCTGGCGTAGGCGGCAACAACCAGTATGTCGCCTGGGGTTGCGGCTTCCTTGACTACGATAACAACGGCTGGCTTGATGTTATGCAGATCAACGGGCATGTCTATCCCGAAATCGATAACTACCATTTTTCGCAGAGTTACAAGAATCCTCGCACCGTGTACCGCAATCTCGGCAATGGAAGCTTTCAGGATGTCTCATCCCGCATGGGACCAGGGATCGCGGAGAAGTTTTCAAGCCGCGGCGCGGCCTTCGGAGATTACGACAATGATGGAGGCATAGACGCGCTCATACTCAACATGAACGACCCTCCATCCCTTCTACAGAATGTCAGCCATCATCGTGGAAACTGGATCAAGATCAAGCTGGTTGGCACAAAGTGCAACCGCACGGCGATTGGCGCGCGGGTGAGAGTAACGACGGGAAAACATACCCAGATGGACGAAGTACACAGTGGCACCAGTGTTATGTCACAAAGCGACCTGCGCCTCCACTTTGGTCTGGGCACGGCCACCGTTGCAGACGTGGTGGAGGTAAAGTGGCCCACGACGCAACGGGTAGAGCGCTTTACCCGGGTAGGTGCGAATCGAATTCTCACCATTCGGGAAGGACATGGAATTGTGCAACGAGCGATGCCGGGAAATACATTTGGCTACTGA
- a CDS encoding carboxypeptidase regulatory-like domain-containing protein: MRSKPIARSISVLSYAGALLGFLSLGLCVSLPPASAWAQIQQSQDNAVLSGRVVDATGKPQPGARVYAEPRDGMKVVQTEADTSGEFLIRSLKSGSYTIHASSHGFESNRSTLAVAKDSRQNITIVLNSTVAPDTSVAGSAEPSDSISLLDKPSFAVAGVTDWTAVGGHGSDATLRTSEELNREALALRTQTLSAGVGAAKAEEENKLRATVSASPSSYEANRDLGSFYVKQAQFQKAVPILEKAARLNGDQPVDEYNLALACNGVGDFAAAQLHIQRALAQSDAADFHRLSGEIEEKLGNPLAAVQQYQRATQLDSNEANYFAWGTELLLHRAIWQAADVFASGSKKYPTSVRMKTAWGAALFAGALYDEAAEKICEASDMEAAAREPYLFAGQIVLTSSSVNKCVGPLLERFVHQHPDDAKANYFYAMFLLKPSGTGAVDRVRQLLLRTVAVDPKFSDGYLQLGIMLAGQKDYGGAIAYYRKALEADPQNSEAHYRLGVAYDRTGEPAQAKAEYQQHEQIDAANAARMETERRAVKQFSIVPNASSAPATHQ; the protein is encoded by the coding sequence ATGCGGTCAAAGCCGATAGCTCGAAGCATCTCCGTTCTGTCGTATGCCGGCGCGTTGCTGGGTTTTCTGTCCCTTGGACTCTGCGTAAGTCTGCCGCCGGCGAGCGCCTGGGCGCAGATTCAACAATCGCAGGACAACGCCGTGCTTTCCGGACGCGTTGTTGATGCGACGGGAAAACCGCAACCCGGCGCACGGGTATATGCAGAACCACGCGATGGCATGAAAGTCGTGCAGACAGAGGCAGACACTTCCGGAGAGTTTCTGATCCGCTCCTTGAAGTCCGGCAGCTACACAATTCACGCGTCCAGCCACGGTTTTGAGAGCAACCGGTCAACGCTTGCTGTAGCGAAGGACTCTCGGCAGAACATCACGATTGTGCTGAACTCTACAGTTGCGCCAGATACAAGCGTCGCCGGTTCGGCCGAGCCCAGCGACAGCATCAGTCTCCTGGATAAGCCAAGCTTCGCCGTGGCGGGTGTGACCGATTGGACTGCGGTCGGCGGCCATGGTTCTGACGCCACTCTGCGCACAAGTGAAGAACTGAATCGGGAAGCGCTGGCGCTGCGAACCCAAACGCTTTCGGCTGGTGTGGGCGCGGCCAAAGCGGAAGAGGAAAATAAGCTGCGTGCCACGGTTTCTGCGTCCCCTTCAAGTTACGAAGCAAACCGTGATCTCGGTTCGTTTTATGTGAAGCAAGCGCAGTTCCAGAAGGCAGTTCCAATCCTTGAAAAAGCTGCGCGCCTAAACGGTGACCAGCCTGTGGACGAATACAACCTCGCCCTGGCGTGCAATGGTGTCGGTGATTTTGCCGCAGCGCAACTTCACATCCAACGGGCCCTGGCGCAAAGCGATGCGGCAGATTTTCACCGGCTATCGGGAGAGATCGAGGAGAAACTCGGGAACCCACTGGCTGCGGTCCAACAGTATCAACGTGCCACGCAACTCGATTCCAATGAGGCGAATTACTTCGCATGGGGGACCGAACTTTTGCTTCATCGCGCCATCTGGCAGGCGGCAGATGTCTTTGCGAGCGGCTCAAAAAAGTATCCCACTTCTGTGCGAATGAAGACTGCCTGGGGCGCGGCACTTTTTGCTGGTGCTCTGTATGACGAGGCAGCAGAGAAGATCTGCGAAGCCTCCGACATGGAAGCGGCCGCTCGCGAGCCTTACCTGTTCGCTGGACAGATCGTGTTGACGTCATCGTCCGTCAACAAATGTGTGGGACCACTGCTTGAACGGTTTGTTCACCAGCATCCAGATGACGCGAAGGCGAACTACTTCTACGCCATGTTTCTTCTGAAACCGAGCGGAACAGGCGCAGTGGACCGGGTTCGTCAATTGCTGCTGCGAACGGTTGCAGTGGATCCAAAATTCAGCGATGGCTATCTGCAACTCGGCATCATGCTGGCCGGACAGAAGGACTACGGCGGAGCGATCGCTTATTACCGGAAAGCGCTGGAAGCAGATCCGCAGAACAGCGAAGCGCACTATCGTCTTGGCGTTGCGTATGACCGCACAGGCGAACCCGCCCAGGCAAAAGCGGAGTATCAGCAGCATGAGCAGATCGACGCAGCAAATGCGGCGCGAATGGAAACAGAGCGACGCGCGGTGAAGCAATTCTCGATCGTTCCAAATGCCTCGTCAGCGCCTGCCACGCATCAGTAG